The uncultured Desulfobulbus sp. genome window below encodes:
- the purM gene encoding phosphoribosylformylglycinamidine cyclo-ligase, with the protein MTQTPSKYTEAGVDIDKGNHFVSRIKDIVSSTHRRGVLTDIGGFAGLFAIGNEDLKNPVLLAATDGVGTKLSVAKLCNKHDTIGIDLVAMCVNDVIVSGAKPLFFLDYFACSTLDLDVATDVVRGIAEGCKQAQCSLIGGETAEMPGLYQTEDYDLAGFVVGIGDRNALIDGSDVRVGDKIIGLASSGIHSNGYSLVRKIFFEELGKKVDDVIDSFGCTVGEELLRPTRIYVESVTNVMRRFKIHGLVHITGGGFIDNIPRILPSGCAAHIKKESWPILPIFSFLQNEGGVTEAEMYRTFNMGIGMMAVVPDENVEDLMHQFEANGEKPYLIGEIKALAANSDEQVVID; encoded by the coding sequence ATGACGCAAACACCTTCGAAATATACAGAGGCTGGTGTCGACATAGACAAAGGAAATCACTTTGTCTCTCGCATCAAAGATATTGTTTCCAGCACCCACCGCCGGGGAGTTCTCACAGATATCGGTGGTTTTGCTGGCCTTTTTGCCATCGGTAACGAGGACCTCAAAAACCCGGTTTTACTGGCCGCAACCGACGGCGTTGGCACCAAGCTCAGCGTGGCAAAGCTGTGCAACAAACACGATACCATTGGTATTGATCTGGTGGCCATGTGTGTTAACGATGTCATTGTCAGTGGGGCCAAGCCGCTTTTCTTTCTCGACTACTTTGCCTGCAGCACACTTGATTTAGATGTGGCCACTGATGTCGTGCGCGGCATTGCTGAGGGCTGCAAACAGGCACAATGCTCGCTCATCGGTGGAGAGACTGCCGAAATGCCAGGCCTCTACCAGACAGAGGATTACGACCTGGCGGGTTTTGTTGTCGGCATTGGGGATCGTAATGCGCTGATTGATGGCAGCGATGTTCGTGTCGGTGATAAAATAATTGGCTTGGCTTCCTCAGGTATTCACTCAAACGGATACTCCTTGGTCCGCAAAATCTTTTTTGAAGAACTGGGCAAAAAAGTTGACGATGTCATTGACAGCTTTGGCTGTACTGTTGGTGAAGAACTTCTCCGCCCTACCCGCATCTATGTAGAGAGCGTGACCAATGTTATGCGCCGCTTCAAGATCCATGGCCTGGTACATATCACCGGAGGCGGTTTTATTGATAATATCCCCCGTATCCTTCCCAGCGGTTGTGCTGCCCACATAAAAAAAGAGAGCTGGCCTATTTTGCCAATTTTCTCTTTTCTCCAGAACGAGGGCGGCGTCACCGAGGCTGAGATGTACCGCACCTTCAACATGGGCATCGGGATGATGGCTGTGGTCCCGGACGAGAATGTCGAAGACCTGATGCACCAGTTTGAGGCAAACGGTGAAAAGCCCTACCTCATAGGTGAAATCAAAGCCTTGGCTGCGAATTCTGATGAGCAGGTTGTGATCGACTGA
- a CDS encoding trypsin-like peptidase domain-containing protein, whose amino-acid sequence MKSKTLYILALIGMIVWLAVQTFQPSLHDPNAVPRTVEARGDLANDEQNTIDIFRRSAPSVAYITSIAVRRDFFSLNVYEIPQGTGSGFIWDKQGRIVTNYHVISDASRLEVTLADHSTWKAVLVGAAPDRDLAVLQISAPAAKLQPIAIGESDTLLVGQKVFAIGNPFGLDQTLTTGVVSALGREIKAVTGRTIHDVIQTDAAINPGNSGGPLLDSAGRLIGVNTAIYSPSGASSGIGFAVPVGEVNRVVPQIISKGKMIRPGLGITLANRRLTRELGLDGVMILRVLPGSSAARAGLRGTTQKREGLVLGDIILAVNGKAVKDYDSLRDAIERYDVGQQVTLTLMRDAAEVDLQVELEAMN is encoded by the coding sequence ATGAAATCCAAAACCCTATACATTCTTGCTCTTATCGGTATGATCGTCTGGCTAGCTGTCCAGACCTTTCAACCCTCGCTCCATGATCCCAATGCGGTTCCTCGTACAGTTGAGGCGCGGGGGGATCTTGCAAATGACGAGCAGAACACCATTGATATTTTCCGCCGATCCGCGCCTTCTGTGGCGTACATTACCTCCATCGCAGTGCGCCGTGATTTTTTCAGCCTCAATGTCTATGAGATACCCCAGGGAACCGGTTCGGGCTTTATCTGGGATAAACAGGGGCGTATTGTGACCAATTACCACGTGATCTCCGATGCCAGCCGGCTGGAGGTCACCCTGGCCGATCATTCGACCTGGAAGGCAGTTCTGGTGGGGGCCGCTCCGGATCGAGATCTGGCCGTCCTCCAGATCTCTGCCCCGGCCGCAAAGCTTCAACCCATTGCCATCGGCGAATCGGATACCCTGCTCGTCGGTCAAAAGGTTTTTGCCATTGGTAACCCCTTTGGTCTGGATCAGACCTTGACCACCGGTGTGGTCAGTGCCCTTGGGCGCGAGATTAAAGCCGTGACTGGCCGCACTATCCATGACGTCATTCAAACCGATGCGGCCATCAATCCCGGTAACTCCGGGGGGCCGCTTTTAGATAGTGCGGGCCGTCTGATAGGGGTCAACACAGCCATATACAGTCCTTCAGGAGCCAGCTCTGGGATCGGTTTTGCCGTACCTGTGGGAGAGGTGAACCGGGTGGTGCCACAGATTATCAGCAAGGGAAAGATGATTCGGCCCGGGCTCGGCATCACCCTGGCGAATCGACGCCTGACCCGGGAACTGGGGTTGGATGGAGTGATGATCCTGCGGGTGTTGCCCGGTTCAAGTGCAGCCAGGGCAGGCCTGCGTGGTACCACCCAGAAGCGGGAAGGGTTGGTCCTGGGGGATATCATCCTGGCGGTGAATGGCAAGGCTGTCAAAGATTATGACAGCCTGCGTGATGCCATTGAGCGTTATGATGTCGGCCAGCAGGTTACGCTGACCCTGATGCGTGATGCCGCAGAAGTTGACCTGCAGGTAGAGCTGGAGGCAATGAATTAG
- a CDS encoding CreA family protein has product MKRCFSLVAGVLLLVSAVQAGAEEIGEVSTTFKLIGANNKIVIEAFDDPDIAGATCYVSRAKTGGIKGSLGVAEDRSNASISCRQTGPIVLPGDVIAGKEDGKRVFRKSTSLLFKKLQVVRFYDKKRHTLVYLSYSDRIIDGSPKNSISTIVLPQAFAGQRGVIQGN; this is encoded by the coding sequence ATGAAACGTTGTTTCAGTCTGGTTGCCGGTGTGCTCCTTCTTGTCTCAGCCGTGCAGGCAGGGGCGGAAGAGATCGGCGAGGTCAGTACCACCTTTAAGCTCATCGGGGCCAACAACAAGATTGTGATCGAGGCTTTTGACGATCCCGATATTGCGGGGGCCACCTGTTATGTCTCCCGGGCGAAAACCGGGGGGATCAAGGGGAGTCTTGGGGTGGCGGAAGATCGCTCCAACGCTTCGATCTCCTGCAGGCAGACCGGGCCGATCGTGTTGCCTGGCGATGTTATTGCCGGTAAGGAGGATGGGAAGCGGGTCTTCCGTAAATCCACCTCGCTGCTCTTTAAAAAACTCCAGGTGGTGCGCTTCTATGACAAGAAGCGCCATACGCTGGTCTATCTTTCCTACAGTGATCGTATTATTGATGGATCCCCCAAAAATTCCATCTCCACCATCGTCCTGCCTCAGGCCTTTGCGGGGCAACGGGGTGTGATTCAGGGGAATTGA
- a CDS encoding MogA/MoaB family molybdenum cofactor biosynthesis protein: MAQATSPAYKCGVLTLSDKGSRGEREDTSGPMLQELLRAQGFSIALAQIIPDEQSLIEKTLIDWVDEQQLDLIVTTGGTGVAPSDQTPEATRAVIEREVPGLAEAMRMASLEKTIQAVWSRGIAGIRKNCLILNLPGSKKAAKENLEAVLPALAHGLYKLQGGRQDCENII, translated from the coding sequence ATGGCGCAGGCGACTTCTCCCGCGTACAAATGCGGAGTACTGACATTAAGTGATAAGGGCTCCCGCGGTGAACGTGAGGACACCAGCGGGCCCATGCTGCAGGAGCTGTTACGGGCCCAGGGCTTTTCCATAGCCCTGGCCCAAATTATTCCTGACGAGCAGTCATTGATTGAAAAGACGTTGATAGACTGGGTGGATGAACAACAGCTTGATCTAATCGTCACCACCGGAGGAACCGGTGTCGCTCCTTCAGACCAGACACCCGAGGCAACGCGCGCGGTCATTGAACGTGAGGTTCCAGGTCTTGCCGAGGCAATGCGCATGGCAAGCCTTGAGAAAACGATTCAGGCGGTCTGGTCACGTGGCATTGCAGGCATTCGTAAAAATTGCCTGATTTTGAATCTGCCAGGAAGTAAAAAAGCGGCGAAGGAGAACCTGGAAGCGGTCCTTCCAGCACTTGCCCATGGATTGTATAAACTGCAAGGGGGCAGGCAGGATTGCGAGAATATCATCTGA
- a CDS encoding DUF2065 domain-containing protein, translated as MKLLITLIGLILILEGLPYVASPESMQRWLRQIQELAPGQLRRFGLFAMVLGFLLCFLAQRSPFFN; from the coding sequence ATGAAACTGCTTATCACACTTATTGGCCTTATTCTAATATTAGAAGGGCTTCCCTACGTGGCCTCACCGGAATCGATGCAACGTTGGCTGCGTCAGATTCAAGAGCTAGCACCTGGGCAACTGCGTCGTTTTGGTTTGTTTGCCATGGTACTTGGCTTTCTGCTCTGCTTTCTGGCCCAGCGGAGTCCTTTCTTCAACTAA
- the fbp gene encoding class 1 fructose-bisphosphatase, which translates to MLSKRKGITVSRQIMDDQQMHPDATGELTGLLNDLVVAGKIISAEVNMAGLADILGQSGRTNIQGEDVQKLDVFANQTIKRRMEQCGHVCVMASEEDDDVIPVLDGYEGNYTIAFDPLDGSSNIDVNVSIGTIFSIHRRVSAKGQGDEGDLLQKGSRQVAAGYIIYGSSTVMVYTTGNGVHGFTLDPSVGEFFLSHPDIKIPENSLYYSVNEAYAHHWFDSTRNYVEYLKTGGGDRKPYSLRYIGSLVADFHRNLVKGGVFLYTRDKTSGEKSEGKLRLLYEAAPLAMIVEQAGGRAITDDGRNILEIEPKGLHQRVPLIIGSKGDVDLAEKFLRGEMG; encoded by the coding sequence ATGCTATCAAAACGTAAAGGAATAACCGTCAGCCGCCAGATCATGGATGATCAGCAGATGCATCCCGATGCCACTGGTGAGCTGACTGGTCTTTTAAATGATCTCGTCGTTGCCGGAAAAATTATCAGTGCCGAGGTCAATATGGCGGGGCTTGCCGATATCCTTGGGCAGTCCGGGCGGACCAATATCCAGGGCGAAGATGTGCAGAAACTCGATGTCTTTGCCAACCAGACCATTAAACGGCGCATGGAGCAGTGCGGCCATGTCTGTGTGATGGCCTCGGAAGAAGACGACGATGTCATTCCGGTCCTGGACGGCTATGAGGGCAACTACACCATCGCCTTTGATCCATTGGATGGTTCATCGAACATCGATGTCAATGTCAGCATCGGCACCATCTTTTCCATCCATCGCCGGGTCAGCGCGAAAGGGCAGGGCGATGAGGGGGATCTCCTCCAAAAGGGCTCCAGACAGGTTGCCGCGGGCTATATCATCTACGGTTCTTCCACGGTTATGGTCTATACCACCGGCAACGGTGTGCATGGCTTTACGCTGGATCCTTCTGTGGGTGAGTTTTTTCTTTCCCACCCGGATATTAAAATCCCGGAGAACTCACTTTATTACAGCGTGAATGAGGCCTACGCTCATCACTGGTTTGATTCGACCCGCAACTATGTCGAATACTTGAAAACCGGCGGCGGTGACCGCAAACCCTATAGCCTGCGATATATCGGCTCTCTGGTTGCGGATTTTCACCGCAATCTGGTTAAGGGTGGGGTTTTTCTCTATACCCGTGATAAAACCAGCGGTGAGAAATCCGAGGGCAAACTGCGTCTCTTGTATGAGGCCGCTCCCCTGGCCATGATTGTGGAGCAGGCGGGTGGACGTGCCATCACCGATGATGGGCGTAATATCCTGGAAATCGAGCCCAAAGGTCTCCATCAGCGGGTGCCACTGATTATCGGCTCCAAAGGGGATGTCGATCTGGCCGAGAAATTTCTTCGCGGCGAGATGGGTTGA
- the corA gene encoding magnesium/cobalt transporter CorA → MVNYFFLDNKMVMMESGNSSISPNIFWIDLINPTQDEIAQVEQDFRVELFTKQESEEIESSSKYVETEEEIGINLNFLIPEENTFSNEPVSFILKDKILITQRSHEFRSFSETYRKLRAIKPVDGEDIFLAILETRIDYDADLIEHITDQITAISRQISVDKDPDRELLLNISALQETTIAIRENIVEKQRIISSLLKSKMFPKEDYENMRIMIKDVGSLLDHTSFNFERLEFLQNTFLGLVDMEQNRVIKIFTVVTVIFMPPTLIASAYGMNFKFMPELGQVWGYPFAILLMMLSSAMTLLFFKRKKWL, encoded by the coding sequence ATGGTCAATTATTTTTTTCTCGATAACAAGATGGTGATGATGGAGAGCGGAAACAGCTCCATCAGCCCCAATATTTTTTGGATTGACCTGATTAATCCCACCCAGGATGAAATAGCACAGGTGGAACAGGATTTCCGGGTTGAGCTTTTTACCAAACAGGAATCCGAAGAGATCGAATCCAGTTCGAAATATGTGGAAACCGAAGAAGAGATCGGTATCAACCTGAACTTTCTCATTCCCGAGGAAAATACCTTCTCCAATGAGCCCGTCTCGTTCATCCTCAAAGATAAAATCCTGATAACCCAGCGTTCCCATGAGTTTCGCTCTTTTTCGGAAACCTACCGAAAACTCCGTGCCATTAAACCGGTGGATGGTGAAGATATTTTTCTGGCTATCCTTGAGACCCGCATCGACTATGACGCTGACCTGATTGAGCATATCACTGACCAGATCACCGCCATCAGTCGGCAGATCAGTGTGGATAAGGACCCGGACCGTGAGCTGCTGCTCAACATTTCTGCCCTCCAGGAGACGACCATCGCCATTCGTGAGAATATCGTTGAAAAACAACGTATTATATCTTCATTGCTCAAGTCTAAGATGTTTCCCAAAGAAGATTATGAGAACATGCGTATCATGATCAAGGATGTGGGGTCGCTGCTGGATCATACCTCCTTTAATTTTGAACGTCTGGAGTTCCTCCAAAATACCTTTTTGGGTCTGGTCGATATGGAGCAGAATCGGGTCATTAAGATCTTTACCGTGGTCACGGTTATTTTTATGCCCCCTACTTTGATTGCCAGTGCCTATGGTATGAACTTTAAGTTCATGCCCGAGCTCGGCCAGGTCTGGGGCTATCCTTTTGCAATCCTGCTGATGATGCTTTCCTCAGCCATGACCCTGCTCTTTTTTAAGCGCAAGAAATGGCTCTAG
- the leuA gene encoding 2-isopropylmalate synthase yields MDQESLKKYRPYPQVQLQNRTWPDKVISKAPTWCSVDLRDGNQALIQPMNLEEKLEMFQLLVAIGFKEIEVGFPSASQIEYDFLRLLIDGGHIPAGVVPQVLTQAREGLIRKTYAALNGSPEGVVHMYNSTSTLQRNVVFKKGRKEIVDLGVAGAKLVHALAKDVDTNIRYEYSPESFTGTELDFALEICEAIMDVFEPTPENPVILNLPATVEMSTPNIYADQIEWFCQNLKNRDCAIISVHTHNDRGAAVAASELALMAGADRVEGTLFGNGERTGNVDLLTLALNMFSQGVDPELDFSSINRVVNVYERCTKLKVHPRHPYAGELVYTAFSGSHQDAINKGMTALDLTESPLWEVPYLPIDPQDLGRTYESIIRINSQSGKGGVAYIMDHEFGYKLPKAMHPGFGRVIQEVSDEIGDELSPDMIMHTFEKEYLLNANGYVLKSFNVLKRHIEKDEEKSVAEIEAVVAVHGEDTTVHAVGNGPLDAFCAALRSGLGMQFVLHSYHEHALTQGSSSKAVSYIEVLDQDNESWWGAGVDTDIIVASIKSLLSALNRSSAKNKG; encoded by the coding sequence ATGGATCAGGAATCGTTGAAAAAGTATCGTCCTTACCCGCAGGTCCAGTTACAGAATCGGACCTGGCCGGACAAGGTAATCAGCAAAGCGCCAACCTGGTGCAGCGTCGACCTGCGCGACGGCAACCAGGCACTCATTCAGCCGATGAATCTGGAGGAAAAACTGGAGATGTTCCAGCTCCTGGTTGCAATCGGCTTTAAAGAGATCGAGGTTGGTTTTCCTTCCGCTTCGCAGATTGAATACGATTTTCTCCGTCTCCTCATCGATGGTGGTCATATTCCCGCAGGCGTGGTGCCCCAGGTTCTGACCCAGGCGCGTGAAGGCTTGATTCGTAAGACCTACGCGGCCTTAAATGGCTCCCCCGAAGGTGTGGTTCACATGTACAACTCCACCTCCACTCTGCAGCGCAATGTGGTCTTTAAAAAAGGGCGTAAAGAGATTGTCGATCTCGGCGTCGCCGGTGCCAAGTTGGTCCATGCCCTGGCAAAAGATGTGGATACCAATATTCGCTACGAGTATTCGCCGGAGAGTTTCACTGGGACCGAGCTGGACTTTGCTCTGGAAATCTGTGAGGCGATCATGGATGTCTTCGAGCCGACCCCGGAGAATCCGGTGATTCTCAACTTGCCGGCGACTGTGGAGATGTCTACCCCCAACATCTATGCCGACCAGATCGAGTGGTTCTGCCAGAATCTGAAAAACCGGGATTGTGCGATTATCAGTGTTCACACCCATAATGATCGGGGGGCAGCAGTCGCGGCCTCTGAGTTGGCCCTGATGGCGGGTGCTGACCGGGTGGAAGGAACACTCTTTGGTAATGGCGAACGAACCGGCAACGTGGATCTGTTGACCCTGGCCCTGAATATGTTCTCCCAGGGCGTTGATCCGGAACTGGATTTTTCTTCGATTAATCGGGTGGTCAATGTCTACGAGCGTTGTACCAAGTTAAAGGTTCATCCCCGTCATCCCTATGCCGGTGAGTTGGTCTACACCGCCTTCTCCGGATCGCACCAGGATGCCATCAACAAGGGAATGACCGCGCTTGACCTGACCGAGAGCCCCCTCTGGGAGGTCCCTTACCTGCCCATTGATCCCCAGGATCTGGGGCGGACCTATGAGTCGATTATCCGCATCAACTCCCAGTCCGGAAAGGGCGGCGTTGCCTATATCATGGACCATGAGTTTGGCTATAAACTGCCCAAGGCCATGCATCCGGGATTTGGCCGAGTGATTCAGGAAGTCTCCGATGAAATAGGAGACGAGCTCAGCCCGGATATGATCATGCACACCTTTGAGAAGGAATATCTCCTCAATGCAAACGGCTATGTCCTCAAGTCCTTCAACGTGCTCAAACGGCATATTGAAAAGGATGAGGAAAAATCCGTAGCCGAGATCGAAGCTGTAGTTGCTGTGCACGGAGAAGATACAACCGTGCATGCTGTGGGCAATGGTCCGCTGGATGCCTTCTGTGCGGCCTTGCGCTCCGGCTTGGGCATGCAGTTTGTCCTCCATTCCTACCATGAGCACGCACTGACCCAGGGAAGCTCGTCCAAGGCTGTGAGTTATATCGAGGTGTTGGATCAGGATAACGAGAGCTGGTGGGGTGCCGGTGTGGATACCGATATTATCGTTGCCTCGATCAAGTCGCTCTTAAGCGCGCTCAATCGTTCTTCAGCCAAAAATAAGGGGTGA
- a CDS encoding leucyl aminopeptidase, which yields MDTDNLIIQVFEQNPKDFFGDLLVYLVEEDIAHLGDFGKPLNPILQQIWTTGDFKGSKEQTFLLYPVLLDKKQPVAAKRVLLVGLGKQDDEINVRRERLRLAGGTIAKQAAAIKAKNVLLVLPKEFLLDAEEIAQSCVEGVVLGNYRFDTYKQVKEDDDDAPVCIEAFALHHGGLSASAVAKGLERGRIIAQATIAARDMANQPGNGWTPNHFAEYAKKLAKKTSLKCKVIDKSGLQKLGMGGLLGVNQGSAQPPVLVILEHKTSKKNPTILLVGKGLTFDAGGISIKPASGMEDMKYDMCGGAAVMGAMQAIAEIGLANVNVIGLVPATENLIGSASIKPGDVIRHYGGKSSEIINTDAEGRLILADALAYGVETYSPDAVIDLATLTGAVIIGLGHHRTGLLSNNDQVCNRLLDAGAQVSEPLWRLPLGPEYRKQMDSRVADIKNAGSDRSAGTITAACYLQEFVGETPWAHLDIAGTAWGFTEKTYIPKGPSGTGVRTLVACLSQWEPFKPAEKK from the coding sequence GTGGACACCGACAATTTGATAATCCAGGTCTTTGAGCAAAACCCCAAAGATTTTTTCGGAGATCTTCTCGTTTATCTGGTGGAAGAAGATATAGCCCACCTTGGAGATTTCGGAAAACCGCTCAACCCAATTCTGCAACAGATCTGGACGACCGGTGATTTTAAAGGCAGTAAAGAGCAGACATTTCTGTTGTATCCGGTCTTGCTTGATAAAAAGCAGCCTGTCGCCGCAAAGCGGGTGTTGTTGGTTGGCCTTGGAAAACAGGATGATGAAATCAACGTCCGGCGGGAGCGCTTACGCCTTGCCGGTGGGACCATCGCCAAGCAGGCAGCCGCTATCAAAGCAAAGAACGTTCTTCTTGTCTTACCCAAAGAATTTTTGCTTGATGCCGAAGAGATTGCCCAGAGCTGTGTGGAAGGCGTGGTGCTCGGCAACTATCGCTTCGACACCTATAAGCAGGTCAAAGAAGACGACGATGATGCTCCGGTCTGCATCGAAGCGTTTGCACTCCATCATGGTGGCTTATCGGCATCTGCCGTTGCAAAAGGACTGGAACGCGGGCGGATCATCGCCCAGGCCACAATCGCTGCCCGTGACATGGCCAACCAGCCCGGGAATGGCTGGACCCCCAACCATTTTGCCGAGTATGCCAAGAAACTGGCGAAAAAGACCTCGCTCAAGTGCAAGGTGATTGATAAATCTGGGCTGCAGAAACTGGGTATGGGGGGGCTACTCGGAGTCAATCAGGGCTCGGCACAGCCACCGGTTCTGGTTATTCTGGAACATAAAACCAGCAAAAAAAATCCAACCATCCTCCTTGTGGGCAAGGGCCTGACCTTTGATGCGGGCGGTATCAGCATTAAACCGGCCTCGGGCATGGAGGATATGAAATATGATATGTGCGGTGGCGCTGCCGTCATGGGCGCCATGCAGGCAATCGCCGAGATCGGGCTTGCCAATGTCAATGTCATCGGTCTGGTGCCGGCCACGGAAAATTTGATTGGCTCGGCCTCAATTAAACCCGGAGACGTTATTCGCCATTATGGAGGCAAGAGTTCTGAGATTATCAATACCGATGCAGAAGGGCGGTTGATTCTTGCCGACGCTTTGGCCTACGGGGTTGAGACCTACAGTCCAGACGCAGTGATTGATCTGGCCACTCTGACCGGCGCGGTTATTATTGGCCTTGGGCATCATCGTACGGGTTTGCTTTCCAATAACGATCAGGTCTGCAATCGTCTGCTTGATGCGGGAGCCCAGGTGAGTGAACCCTTGTGGCGACTACCGCTTGGACCGGAGTACCGTAAGCAGATGGATTCGCGGGTGGCAGATATTAAAAACGCGGGGAGTGACCGCAGTGCCGGTACCATTACCGCAGCCTGTTACCTGCAAGAGTTTGTCGGTGAAACCCCCTGGGCGCATCTGGACATTGCCGGGACAGCCTGGGGCTTTACCGAGAAGACCTATATCCCCAAGGGGCCTTCGGGGACCGGTGTTCGGACCCTGGTGGCCTGCTTGAGTCAGTGGGAACCGTTCAAGCCCGCTGAGAAAAAATAA
- a CDS encoding CNNM domain-containing protein — protein sequence MLIVFILSISIALLTSLMCSLFEATLLSLSTTQVELMTQTHPRQAAELRKFKENIEQPITAILALNTISNTIGATVAGASAVALFGQQGLAWFSVCFTLSILLFAEILPKTIGVTFSRKVAPFIVLPLHVMILILRPIIWMTRIVTKLVPNSPKTHHISAEELKTIASLSCKSGEIEADQEKVIANILQLGDKTVRQVMTPRTVTFTASQNLTIKEAAKMEGKWRMHSRVPVFDGEFDNVIGLVMSQDVLMAMAVGQEEVKLSQIMRPVHFVPETAPLDRIFVDFFERYQHLFVVVDEYGSITGVISMEDIIEEIIGREIVDESDKARNMRELALIRKKKLHATQG from the coding sequence TTGCTCATCGTTTTTATTCTGTCTATCAGTATTGCCCTGCTCACATCGCTGATGTGTTCGCTTTTTGAGGCCACGCTGCTTTCCCTTTCTACAACTCAGGTTGAACTTATGACGCAGACCCATCCGCGTCAGGCTGCAGAGCTGCGTAAATTTAAAGAAAATATCGAGCAGCCCATCACCGCTATTCTGGCCTTGAACACTATTTCCAACACCATCGGCGCCACTGTGGCCGGTGCCTCGGCCGTTGCCCTCTTTGGCCAACAGGGACTGGCCTGGTTCTCGGTCTGTTTTACCCTTTCGATCCTGCTCTTTGCAGAGATTCTCCCCAAGACCATTGGCGTCACCTTTTCCCGGAAGGTTGCCCCCTTTATCGTTCTCCCGCTGCATGTGATGATCCTCATTCTCCGTCCCATTATCTGGATGACCAGGATCGTAACCAAACTGGTGCCCAACAGTCCCAAGACGCATCATATCTCCGCCGAGGAACTCAAAACCATTGCCAGCCTGAGCTGCAAATCCGGTGAGATCGAAGCAGATCAGGAAAAAGTTATTGCCAATATTCTCCAACTCGGTGACAAAACAGTCCGTCAGGTCATGACCCCGCGCACGGTCACCTTCACTGCCTCACAGAATTTGACCATCAAAGAAGCTGCCAAAATGGAAGGGAAGTGGCGAATGCACAGTCGTGTCCCGGTATTTGACGGAGAATTTGATAACGTGATTGGCCTGGTCATGAGTCAGGATGTGCTCATGGCCATGGCAGTTGGTCAAGAGGAGGTTAAGCTCTCGCAGATCATGCGCCCTGTACATTTCGTCCCGGAGACCGCACCGCTTGATCGTATCTTTGTTGATTTTTTTGAACGCTATCAGCACCTTTTTGTGGTCGTTGATGAATACGGGAGCATAACTGGTGTCATCAGCATGGAAGACATCATTGAAGAAATCATCGGCCGAGAGATCGTTGACGAATCGGATAAGGCGAGAAACATGCGGGAGCTGGCTCTGATTCGAAAGAAAAAACTCCATGCTACCCAAGGGTAA
- a CDS encoding TIGR04211 family SH3 domain-containing protein: MLPKGNSNKKGEIVLDQQDRVSRPHRDRNRKNAEKAWRILPLFCGVGLLLASTVQAVDTTFYIKPNMNIAVRSSKSDNSKAVAIINMGTAVELIKKEKIWSQVQLQNQMEGWVRTRYLDHEPVIPEANIHLTKDAEGNIINPVLESARLSLQNEGLKKELTACTTDRSTLADKYQTVVGDPTSALNTRRELNNAKDQIKALQQQLSEAKIENTVLRKNQSIKWFFTGSLVLLAGWIIGRISRNNKKRRSSSLLS; encoded by the coding sequence ATGCTACCCAAGGGTAACTCAAACAAGAAAGGAGAGATTGTGCTAGATCAGCAGGACAGAGTATCTCGACCACATAGGGATAGGAACAGAAAAAACGCAGAAAAAGCCTGGCGGATCCTGCCACTGTTTTGCGGAGTGGGACTCCTCCTAGCATCGACTGTCCAGGCCGTAGATACCACTTTTTACATCAAGCCCAACATGAATATTGCGGTACGGTCAAGTAAAAGTGACAACTCGAAAGCTGTTGCCATTATCAACATGGGCACCGCTGTGGAGCTTATCAAAAAGGAAAAGATCTGGTCGCAGGTTCAGCTTCAGAACCAGATGGAAGGATGGGTACGAACGCGCTACCTTGACCATGAGCCGGTGATCCCTGAAGCCAACATCCACCTGACAAAAGATGCAGAGGGCAACATCATCAATCCGGTGCTCGAGTCTGCTCGGCTCAGTCTGCAAAATGAAGGGCTCAAAAAAGAGCTGACCGCCTGTACAACCGATCGCAGTACCCTGGCCGATAAATACCAGACCGTTGTGGGAGATCCTACCTCTGCGCTCAATACCCGCAGGGAACTCAACAACGCCAAAGATCAGATCAAGGCACTGCAACAGCAGCTTTCTGAAGCCAAGATTGAGAATACGGTCTTACGCAAAAATCAATCGATTAAGTGGTTTTTTACTGGCTCCCTGGTTTTACTCGCCGGATGGATCATCGGCCGTATCAGCCGCAACAATAAAAAACGCCGCTCATCTTCTCTGCTTTCCTGA